ATAAGGGCCATGCGGGTAAGAAGGACTCGCGTAAGGCATTGCGAAGGCATTTTTCCGTATTTGTGCTTCATCCATTTTTGAATTCTCCTATTTAGGGATGCCAAATCGATTGGTTTTTATTGGTTTACTCCATAAACCAGCCATGACTAGCCACCAATGATTGTCCAGTAAGTGCATTGGATGGGAATGAGGCAAAAAATAAAGCAGTCTGGGCGATATCTTCCACTGTGGTGAATTTGCCGTCTACCGTGTCTTTAAGCATGACATTCTTGATAACATCTTCTTCACTAATGCCTAGTTCTTTTGCTTGTTCAGGTATTTGCTTATCCACTAACGGAGTGCGTACATAACCTGGACAAATGACGTTCGCATGAATGCCGTATTCGCCTGCTTCTTTAGCAACAACTTTGCATAAACCTAATAACCCATGTTTTGCTGTCACATAAGGGGCTTTTAATTTAGACGCTTCCTTGGAGTGCACTGAACCCATATAGATGATGCTGCCTCCTCTTTTCGCGGCATACATGTGTTTCAAGCAGGCTTTTGTGGTTAAGAAAGCACCATCGAGATGGATTGAAATTAATTTTTTCCAGTCCGCATAAGCGAGTTTATCCACTGGATCGATAATTTGTATCCCTGCATTACTGACCAGCACATCAATTCCGCCAAACTGTTTGGCTACTGCATCAACCCCAGTGTTTACTTGATCTTCGTCAATAACATTCATCTCAACGGCCATTGCTTGACCTTTTTTTCCTTTAATTTCATCAGCGACCGCTTGGGCTTGTTTGAGATTAAGGTCGGCAATGGCAACTTTTGCACCTTCACTCGCATAAAGAAGGGCGATTTCTTTACCGATTCCACTGGCTGCACCTGTTACTATGGCAACTTTGTCTTTTAATCGCATGATTTACAGTCCCTGTTTAGTTATTGTTTTAGCAGTATAGCAGTGTGTTTTCTATTTTGCTTTACTCTCGATAAAAATTGAAGAAACCCTGATTTTGCCATTTGCGATTTCAATTATGATGGCAAAATCAGGGTCGAGCTAAACTTCAACAACGATTAGTAGTAATAATATACGCCATTTCTCCAATAACCATTTCCCCAGTAGCCATTTCCCCAATAAGCATTTCTCCAATATCTCCTATCTTGGGCTTGGCCGATTTGATTACCAATTAAGGCGCCTAAACCACCGCCAACCACAGCACCGCCACCTTTCCCTACGGCATATCCAATTCCTGCTCCAGCAGCACCACCTGCAACTGTCCCGACTTGGGTATTGGTGCAAGAACAGAGGGTAAGAGCAGATAGACCAGCAAAAGCGAAAGTAATGATTGTTTTTTTCATAGTTATTTCCTTTGTTAGTATTGTTTGTTTCCCTCAAAAAACATAATAGTACAAAAATAAGCAAAATGTTTAATAAATAATCAAATCCTGTGTCAGAATTGCTTTGGTTCACTTTGGGGTTTTGGTGAGGATGAATTCTTAGCTTTTATCCTGGCGGGACTAAATTTAAGTTGAGAAATTATTCGTCCACCAGTAGTATTGGCTTATCGTTTTCAGAAATAGAGGGCGTAATGTTTCGTGGGAGTATAGTTGCATTGGTCACGCCGATGCTTGATGGTAAAGTGGATGAACCACGTTTACGTGAGCTGGTTGAGTTTCATATCGCTGCAGGTACCCATGCCATCGTTCCTGCCGGAACTACAGGAGAAGCTGGGACCTTATCTCACCAAGAAAAACTTTTGGTGATCAAAACCGTTGTTGAACAGGTACGCGAACGCATCCCGGTTATCGCGGGAACCGCAATGAATGCAACCAAAGACTGCATTGAATTAACACGTGAAGCAATGGAGTGCGGTGCACATGCGGCCCTTATCATGACACCTGCCTACATTAAACCAACTCAAGAAGGCCTTTATCAACATTACAGCGCAATTGCTAACTCAGTGGCAATTCCGATCATTCTTTATAACGTACCAAGTCGTACAGCTTGTGATATGTTGCCTGAAACGGTAGCTAGGCTTGCAAAAATTTCCAATATAGTGGGAATTAAAGAGGCTACAGGGCAAATGGCTCGTTTGCAACAAATACTGCGAACATCACAAGGATGCATTGATGTGTACAGTGGGGATGATTTGACTGCGGCCCAGTGGATGTTAGCTGGAGCGAAAGGGGTTATCTCTGTAACAGCGAATGTTGCACCAAGGCAGATGGCAAAATTATGTGATGCTGCTTTGGATGATGATCATGCGGGGTGTGTACGAATCAATGAACAATTGACGAAACTCCATGAATTATTGTTCGTGGAATCCAATCCTATTCCTGTAAAATGGGCATTAAGCAAAATGGGATTGATAAATGATGAATTGCGGTTACCCCTGACGAGCTTATCGATAGAACACCATCAAGCATTAGAGCAAGTACTCCGTACTTTGCAACTTGCTTAAACGAGGATAGTTTTAGTGAAAAAAATTGCTTTACTTTTAATTTCAGCGCAGCTTTTAGCAGCTTGTTCAGCCTATACTAGTAATGGTGAGAAACAATATTTACAGAGCAGAAATGGGCCTAAAGTTGTGGTGCCTCCTCCGTTGACGGATGCGAACATTAGCCATTTTTACGATTTGCCAAATCAGACTCAGAGTGCTCAAGTGGGTATTGTACCTCCCTCAGATCCAGTGAAGCAGGGCAGCTAAGGTGGAGTAATCGCTCGAGTACCCCATGTCCATGTTGAGTCGAGCGACTGTACCTGAGTGCAAGCTATTCTCGTAAAATGCACCAGATACGGCTCTTCCCGGGGTTGGGCACTTACAATGTGGGATGATTATGTCAATAGACGCAGACGGATTAGCTTATATCCAGGATTTATCGAGACGTATTGTGGAGGCACAAAGCCAGATACGGATCTTAGATAGCATTAAATGGGATGACTCGATCAAACAGGATTTTTTTAAACACAAGGGCAAGCGGCTACCTACTGTGGATCAAGATTATTATCAAAAAAGGCCATTACCCTTTGATGCCCATGAAAAACAAGAAGAATTTCGTTTAATTTTGCGTGATGCGCAAAATCATCTTGGGCAATATACCCCCATCACCCGACTAATCAAACGCCAGTGCGAAGAATACTCGCGGGCAGCGCATATGCTTGCAGTACGGGGTACACCGACGTTTTGCGAGTTAGCCATGGAATTATATGGAAGTCCTAATGATGCTTTCTACTCTGGAGGGCCTCGGCTTTCTGAGTTAGGAACGGTTCTTTTTGATGTGTTAACCGCGCTTGATGTCCAGCTTAAATCAGATGCTGATGTTAAACGCTATTCACCACAACAAGCACAAGAGATTTTACAAGATCGGCTAAGCCATTTTTTTGATCAGCATCCTGGAAAAGTTACTGTGCAAGTCAGCGATGATATGGTAGCTGATGCTGCAGCGGGTGCGGACACTATTAAACTAAGCCAAAAAGCGATGTTTAGCGAACGGGATTTAAAATACCTTGAAGTTCATGAAGGTTGGGTGCACGTTGGCACCACTTTAAATGGTTCAATGCAGCCTTATTGCTTCTTTTTATCTAAAGGCTCGCCTTCTAGTTCGGTCATGCAGGAAGGTTTAGCGGTGATCACTGAGGTCGTGACATTCTCTTCATATCCAGCAAGAGTTCAAAAAATAACCAATCGAGTGATTGCTCTTGATAAGGTACGGCAAGGAGCCAATTTCCTTGATATCTACCATTATTTTATGGATTGTGGTTTAACTGAAGAAGCGTCTTATAATCAAGCGGTACGCATTTTTAGAGGAAGTACACCTGAAGGCGGGCCTTTCACAAAAGATTTATCTTACGCAAAAGGATTTTTGTTAATTTACAATTTCATGCGTTTTGCAATCAGTCAGCGCCGTATTAACGCGATTCCTTTATTATTTACCGGCAAAATGGTTTTAGATGACTTGCCATTACTGAGTGAGTTAAAAGATCGTGGGTTATTGACCCCACCAGTCTACTTGCCCCCTCCATTTCGTGATTTGGCCGCTCTTGGTGCATGGATGAGTCTCTCCCTTTTTCTGAATAAATTTAGCTTAAATGAAATTCAAAAGAATTTTCGTTTTCTTTTAGTTTAATTTTTATCAGGAGTGGGAAGGCAATGGGGCTGTTAGTTGATGGAAAGTGGCAGAATAGTTGGTACGACACAAGCAAAACGGGTGGCGCTTTCAAAAGGGAAGCTTCTAAGTTTCATGGCGCTATTTCTAACGACCCTGATGCAAATTTTCCAGCGGAAAAAGGACGTTACCATTTATATGTTTCGCTTGCTTGTCCCTGGGCACATCGCACCTTAATTTTTCGTAAGCTAAAAAAGCTTGAAGATATTATCGGAGTGTCTGTCGTTCATCCGCATATGTTAGATAAGGGTTGGGAATTTAAAACGGGAATGGAGTCCACAGGTGATCAATTGTATGGTTTATCTTTTCTTTATGAACTTTATTGTAAAGCAGATAGCCATTATACGGGCAGAGTGACAGTACCTGTGTTGTGGGATAAAAAAACAAAGACCATCGTTAGCAATGAGTCAGCAGAAATTATTCGCCAATTTAACCGAGCATTTAATCACTTAACCGGGGATAAACAGGATTTTTACCCAGAAGCCTTGGCTAAGGAAATCGATGAGATTAACGATCTAATTTATAGCGCCGTTAATAATGGGGTTTACAAGTGCGGGTTTGCTACTACGCAAGAGGCGTATGAGAAAGCGTTTAATGAACTTTTCACCGTGTTGGATAAGTTGGATAGCCATCTGAGCAAACATCCTTATTTGGTTGGAGACCAGCTCACTGAAGCAGACTGGCGTCTCTTTACCACATTGATTCGCTTTGATGTTGTTTATTTCAGCCATTTTAAAACAAATAAGCGGCGGATCAGTGATTATCCATTTCTACAGCCTTATCTCATCAATTTGTATCACTATCCAGGAATAAACGAGACAGTCAATTTTACCCACATCAAACAGCATTATTACTACAGCCATAAGGCCATTAATCCGACCCAAATTGTTCCTTTAGGGCCTGAGCTTAGATTTTAACGGTACCTTGGTCAAACCGCGTGGTTAGGGGTAAAAAGCTATTGTTTTAACCTTATTTGTGCTTTAATAATTATTATCTGATGAAATTTTAGAGTTTTGTTATGACCTTTGTAATTACCGAGAGCTGTATCAAGTGCAAGTACACTGATTGTGTGGAAGTTTGTCCGGTGGATTGCTTTTATGAAGGGCCAAATTTCTTAGTGATTCATCCTGACGAATGTATTGATTGTGCTTTATGTGAGCCTGAGTGTCCTGTTCAGGCGATCGTTTCTGAAGATGATTTGACCGAGGATCAGCAGCAATTCAAGGAAATTAATGCTGAGCTTTCTAAAGTTTGGCCAAATATCACTTCCAAAAAGGAAGCTCCCGAGGATGCCAAAGAGTGGGAGACAGTGAAAGATAAACTTCAATACTTACAAAAAGAGTGGGAGAAGTAGTCACTGCCGTTGATGATGTTGCAGCACATTGTCAGCGCGTATTAAGCGACAAAGGAAGACTGACCACAGCGATCCCTGGCTTTATTGCGCGTCCAGCACAAATTGAATT
The genomic region above belongs to Legionella micdadei and contains:
- a CDS encoding flavohemoglobin expression-modulating QEGLA motif protein, which codes for MSIDADGLAYIQDLSRRIVEAQSQIRILDSIKWDDSIKQDFFKHKGKRLPTVDQDYYQKRPLPFDAHEKQEEFRLILRDAQNHLGQYTPITRLIKRQCEEYSRAAHMLAVRGTPTFCELAMELYGSPNDAFYSGGPRLSELGTVLFDVLTALDVQLKSDADVKRYSPQQAQEILQDRLSHFFDQHPGKVTVQVSDDMVADAAAGADTIKLSQKAMFSERDLKYLEVHEGWVHVGTTLNGSMQPYCFFLSKGSPSSSVMQEGLAVITEVVTFSSYPARVQKITNRVIALDKVRQGANFLDIYHYFMDCGLTEEASYNQAVRIFRGSTPEGGPFTKDLSYAKGFLLIYNFMRFAISQRRINAIPLLFTGKMVLDDLPLLSELKDRGLLTPPVYLPPPFRDLAALGAWMSLSLFLNKFSLNEIQKNFRFLLV
- a CDS encoding glycine zipper domain-containing protein encodes the protein MKKTIITFAFAGLSALTLCSCTNTQVGTVAGGAAGAGIGYAVGKGGGAVVGGGLGALIGNQIGQAQDRRYWRNAYWGNGYWGNGYWRNGVYYYY
- a CDS encoding 3-hydroxybutyrate dehydrogenase — protein: MRLKDKVAIVTGAASGIGKEIALLYASEGAKVAIADLNLKQAQAVADEIKGKKGQAMAVEMNVIDEDQVNTGVDAVAKQFGGIDVLVSNAGIQIIDPVDKLAYADWKKLISIHLDGAFLTTKACLKHMYAAKRGGSIIYMGSVHSKEASKLKAPYVTAKHGLLGLCKVVAKEAGEYGIHANVICPGYVRTPLVDKQIPEQAKELGISEEDVIKNVMLKDTVDGKFTTVEDIAQTALFFASFPSNALTGQSLVASHGWFME
- the fdxA gene encoding ferredoxin FdxA, which codes for MTFVITESCIKCKYTDCVEVCPVDCFYEGPNFLVIHPDECIDCALCEPECPVQAIVSEDDLTEDQQQFKEINAELSKVWPNITSKKEAPEDAKEWETVKDKLQYLQKEWEK
- a CDS encoding glutathione S-transferase family protein encodes the protein MGLLVDGKWQNSWYDTSKTGGAFKREASKFHGAISNDPDANFPAEKGRYHLYVSLACPWAHRTLIFRKLKKLEDIIGVSVVHPHMLDKGWEFKTGMESTGDQLYGLSFLYELYCKADSHYTGRVTVPVLWDKKTKTIVSNESAEIIRQFNRAFNHLTGDKQDFYPEALAKEIDEINDLIYSAVNNGVYKCGFATTQEAYEKAFNELFTVLDKLDSHLSKHPYLVGDQLTEADWRLFTTLIRFDVVYFSHFKTNKRRISDYPFLQPYLINLYHYPGINETVNFTHIKQHYYYSHKAINPTQIVPLGPELRF
- the dapA gene encoding 4-hydroxy-tetrahydrodipicolinate synthase, whose protein sequence is MFRGSIVALVTPMLDGKVDEPRLRELVEFHIAAGTHAIVPAGTTGEAGTLSHQEKLLVIKTVVEQVRERIPVIAGTAMNATKDCIELTREAMECGAHAALIMTPAYIKPTQEGLYQHYSAIANSVAIPIILYNVPSRTACDMLPETVARLAKISNIVGIKEATGQMARLQQILRTSQGCIDVYSGDDLTAAQWMLAGAKGVISVTANVAPRQMAKLCDAALDDDHAGCVRINEQLTKLHELLFVESNPIPVKWALSKMGLINDELRLPLTSLSIEHHQALEQVLRTLQLA